A segment of the Desulfofundulus kuznetsovii DSM 6115 genome:
GCGCTGGAGTATTTTAAAAACCTCTCCGAATTGCAGAGCTGAATGCCAGCGTACAAGCAAAAGCCCCGGGAGCTTGCTCCCGGGGCCTATCTATATAACTCAAATCAACATCGATATGTTCGGACATGGTGACCACAGTGACCGGCTTGGCCGATACCTTGATTACCGGTACGATGGGGTTACCCACAATGTTGCCCTGGCCGGTGGTGGTATGAGGTAAAACTGTTCGGTTAATTAAGCAAAAGTTTAAAAAATTAAAGAGGAGAAAACCGGCTTCTTGTCAAATTAGGTCAGCAGGGCGGTCGAGCGATAGCTTAGGCCTGCCCAGCACTCACTGTAACCAGAGTTCTTTGGCGGGATGATTGCCCAGCACTCACCGGATCAAGGCACCTCGTAGGGACTGAAACTGCATATAGTCAGCAGTCGTACCATTAGGGAACTCCAGTCGCAGTGAGGTGCTGGGTTTCAATTCTTACGAAGGTACCTGGATTCTGTGAGCGCGTGCAAACGGCAGGTAAGTGCTATTTTCAGGCCAGTCTGGATGGAGCTTGTTAAACAAGCCGGGCAAGGAACGGCTAAAATCGCTCGTATGAATACTTAATCCAGCCAGCAATTTTGCCTTAGCGCTTTGTATTTGAAAGGGGAGGGGTATGACGTTGTCTGCACAATTCCAGGTTATCTTTGCCACGGCGGTATTTCTCATTACCTATGCGGTGATTGTTTCCGAAAAAATACACCGTTCGGTGGCTGCCCTGGCCGGTGCAGCCCTGGTGGTTCTTTTCGGAATCATCAATCCCGAGGAAGCTACGGAGGCCATCGATTTCAACACCATCGGGCTTCTGGTGGGCATGATGGTGATCGTGGGTATCACCCGGGAGACGGGGGTTTTTGAGTACCTGGCCATCAAGGCTGCCCGGCAGGCCAAAGGGGAGCCCCTGCGCATTATGGCCGCCCTTTCCCTGGTCACGGCAGTACTGTCGGCCTTTTTGGATAACGTGACCACCGTTCTCCTCATTGTACCTGTGACCTTTGCCATTGCCAGCCAGTTGCGCATCAGTCCCATACCTTTTTTGATTGCGGAAATTCTTGCCTCCAACATCGGCGGTACAGCCACCCTGATTGGGGACCCGCCCAACATCATGATTGGGAGCAAGACCGGTTTGGGTTTTATGGACTTCATCATAAACCTTACTCCGGTAATCGTAGTAATTTATGTATTGACTATATTTGCTTTGCGCTTGATCTACCGCCGCCAGCTGGTAGCCCGGCCCGACTTGCAGGCGGCCATTATGAACCTGGACGAGCGGGATGAGATCAAGGATCCGGTGCTGCTTAAAAAGTGCCTTTTCGTATTGTTCCTCACCATCGGCGGTTTTGTGCTGCACCAGTACGTCCACCTGGAGTCCTCGGTAATTGCCCTGTCCGGGGCCAGCCTTTTATTGTTGCTCAGCCGGGAGGATCCCGAGCACGCCCTACACGCTGTGGAATGGCCGGTAATCTTTTTCTTCGTGGGCCTCTTTGTGGTGGTGGGTGCGCTGGAAAAGGTGGGCGTGATTGAAGCCATTGCCCGGTTTTCCCTGGATGTAACCGGAGGGCAGCTGGTGCCGGCGGCCATGTTGATTTTATGGTTGTCGGCCATTGCCTCGGCCTTCGTGGACAACATCCCCTTTGTGGCCACCATGATTCCTCTCATCCAGGATATGGGCCGCCTGGGGGACCTGGGCAACCTGAACCTGCTCTGGTGGTCGCTTTCCCTGGGGGCCTGTTTGGGGGGTAACGGGACCGTCATTGGCGCTTCGGCCAACGTAGTGGTCACCGGTATGGCTGAAAAGCGCGGTCATCCCATTACCTTCATCGGCTTCTTCAAGGTAGCCTTCCCCTTGATGATTATGTCCATTGTCGTATCCACGGTTTACCTGCTGGTCTGGCACCATTTTCCCGGCATTCCCTCCATGCTGGGGACGCTGGCGGTGGGGTTAATTCTGGCCGTGCTTGTGGGGCTGTTGCAGCGGCTGGAAGCCCGCCGGTCCCGGGAAACCGCTTCCCATAACTGATTTACGTGGTTTCCTGATTGCGGAAGGGAAGTTAAAGCCCGGTGACCGCCTGCCCCCGGAACGGGAGCTGGCCCAGCTCATGAATGTCAGCCGTACCTCGGTGCGGGAAGCCATTCAAAACCGGGAGTGACCAGGCGTGAAAATAGTTGTGAGCGAGCTCATCTGGGAAGAGGGGCTGCAAATCCTCTCCGAACTGGGAAACGTGGTTTATGATGCCAGCCTGTGGAAACAGGACCTGGCCCGGGAACTGGCGGATGCCGATGCCCTGGTGGTGCGCAACCAGACCCGGGTGACCAGGGAAATGATCCAGGCGGCCCCTCGCTTAAAGGTTATCGGGCGGTTGGGTGTCGGTCTGGATAACATCGACCTGGCGGCGGCCAGGGAGGCCGGCATTCCGGTAGTGTATGCCCGGAACGCCAACGCCATCTCGGTGGCCGAGTATGTTTTCGCGGCCATGCTTACCTTTGCCCGGCGGCTGGAGGAGGCTACCGCCCACGTGAAAGGGGGCGGCTGGAACCGCCGTTTCTACACTAGGATGGAGTTATACGGTAAAACCCTGGGTCTCATCGGAACCGGTGAAATCGGCACCCGCCTGGCCCACCGGGCGCAGGCTTTTGGCATGAAAATACTGGGCTACGATCCCTTTATTCCTCCCTATGAAGTGGCCTGCACCGAATTTGGCGTGCAGCTTGCCGATTTAAAGACCGTCCTTTCCCAGGCTGATTTTGTCAGCCTGCACGTGCCGTTAAATAATGCCACCCGCAACTTGATCAACAGGGAAACCCTTTCCCTGATGAAGCCTTCGGCCTACCTGATTAACACCGCCCGGGGCGGGGTGGTGAATGAGGAGGACCTGTACAACGCCCTCCGGGAGGGTAAGATCAGCGGTGCGGCGCTGGATGTGCTTGCCCAGGAACCGCCGCAGGATTCCCCCCTGTTTAAACTGAACAATGTGATTTTAACTCCCCACATAGCCGGCTTAACTGAGGAAGCACAGGTAAAAACATCGCTTCTCGTGGCTCAGGAAGTAGTCAAGATCCTGCGGGGCGAGCCGTCAAGCTGCGTGGTTAGATAAGGGGGCGACTATAATGGCAGATAAATTTTCCGTGGAAACCTTGACTAAATTTTGCCGGGAACTCCTGGTAGCTGCCGGCGTGCCCGAAGGGGATGCGGATGTAGTTACCGATGTATTAATCGATACCAGCCTGGAAGGCATTGATACCCACGGCATCAGCCGCCTGCCTATTTACCTTTCCCGTGTTAGAAACGGGCGGATCAATGCCCGGCCGCGGATTACCGTGGAAAGGTCGGGAGCCGTGGCCGTCGTAGACGGGGACAACGGCCTGGGGCAGCTGGTGGCCGTACGTTCCATGGAGGTGGCCATTGGTTTGGCGGCGGAATACGGCGTAGGGTTTGTGGCCACCAAACACAGCAACCATTTCGGTGCCGCCTCCTATTACTGTAAGATGGCCGCCCGGCGGCAAATGGTAGGCATGGCCTTTTCCAACACCCCTCCCGGAATTCCTCCCTGGGGTGGCAGGCGGCCTTATTTCGGCACCAACCCCATTGCCTTTGCCTTTCCTACGGACAAGCACCCGGTGGTGGTGGACATGTCCTCTTCCACCGTGGCCCGGGGGAACATCATCCTGGCGGCCAAGGAAGGGCGGGAGATTCCCCCCGGTTGGGCCATCGATGCCGACGGGCGGCCCACCACTGACCCCAAAAAGGCGCTGGAAGGAGCGGTCCTGCCGGTGGGTGGCGCCAAAGGGTACGCCCTGGCCCTGGCCGTGGAAGTGATGTCGGGAATCATTTCCGGCTCGGCTTACGGGCCCGAAGTGGGCTGGATTTATGACGAAAGCCTGAAGCCCGTGAACATCGGCCACAGCTTTATCGCCATCGATGTGTCCCGCCTGATGCCGGTGGAAACCTTCCATGAGCGGATGGCTGATATGATCCGCGGTATTAAGGCCGTGCCTTTGGCCGAAGGGTTTGAGCGCATTTTGATCCCTGGCGAAAGGCGGCAGATGAAAGCCGACGAGAGGTTAACAGGCGGTATCCCGGTAAGCGAGAACCTGCTCAAGGAGTTTAACGAGCTGGCAGGAGAACTGGGTGTACAGCCTCTGGAGGCATGTTAAATATTCAGTAAAACCGTTATGAGGAGGATGCGGCGCTGTCCGGAGTAAACGACAGGGCCTGCTCTTTTAAATATTTGTACGAACCCCTTTCACAAGGAAGGGGTTTTTATTTTTAGCTCTCAGATTTTGAAAGTAGGTTCGTTTATACTTTTTCGTGCCATGCCTGTACTCGGGCTAAGAAATGGGATTTTAATTCCTGTAGCCGCCTTTAAAGGTTTGATTTTTGAAATATGTACGTTACTGGTGCGGTTCAAAATGCCTAAAAAATTAAAAAAGTATGAAGTTTAGGTTCCAATTTCGCTAGCTTAGTGAAAAAACGCAAAAATAGTGTGAACAGATAATATTATAATCAAAAAAATATTGCAAAACACCGGTTCCTTTGTTATAATGGCAGTGCCCTGTAAATTATAGCGAAAATATGTACAATAATTATTGAAACATGAGAAAATAATAGAATCATTAGATTGTGCTAAATTTAACAAATTCGCTATAAGGCAGGTGACGTATAAGATTAAGGTTATATGATTGAGGGTTAACAGGAGCAGGAAAAATTATACGGTTAATCCTGACTTTTTTAAAGGAGGGTCACTTGTGGATTTCGGGCATTATTTAATTGCCGGGGTTATGCCCTATGTCGCTGTTGCTTTTTTTGCTTTCGGTTTAGGGTATAGGATCGTCTACTGGTCTAAAGCCCCCATACACCTGCACTGGGAACTGTTTCCTTACCCTCATACCGTGCCAGATCAGTTGAAAGAAATGTTAACCGAAGTTTTTACCCTGCGCAGCCTGTATCTTTTTAACCGTAAGTTCTGGCTTCCTTCGCTGATGATGCACTGGGGTTTCTATTTTGTCGTTAGTTGGCTGGTTGTTTTACTTTTGGGCTTTTCGTTTGCCCCTTACGTGGGTACGACCGGGGGGGTTTTGGCCCTTGTCGGTTCATTCTCACTGTTTTCACTACGCCTTTTGGCTGGCGAGGTGCGGAAAATATCGGTTCCGGTTGAATATTTCAACCTTATTTTCATATTTC
Coding sequences within it:
- a CDS encoding SLC13 family permease; translated protein: MSAQFQVIFATAVFLITYAVIVSEKIHRSVAALAGAALVVLFGIINPEEATEAIDFNTIGLLVGMMVIVGITRETGVFEYLAIKAARQAKGEPLRIMAALSLVTAVLSAFLDNVTTVLLIVPVTFAIASQLRISPIPFLIAEILASNIGGTATLIGDPPNIMIGSKTGLGFMDFIINLTPVIVVIYVLTIFALRLIYRRQLVARPDLQAAIMNLDERDEIKDPVLLKKCLFVLFLTIGGFVLHQYVHLESSVIALSGASLLLLLSREDPEHALHAVEWPVIFFFVGLFVVVGALEKVGVIEAIARFSLDVTGGQLVPAAMLILWLSAIASAFVDNIPFVATMIPLIQDMGRLGDLGNLNLLWWSLSLGACLGGNGTVIGASANVVVTGMAEKRGHPITFIGFFKVAFPLMIMSIVVSTVYLLVWHHFPGIPSMLGTLAVGLILAVLVGLLQRLEARRSRETASHN
- a CDS encoding hydroxyacid dehydrogenase, whose product is MKIVVSELIWEEGLQILSELGNVVYDASLWKQDLARELADADALVVRNQTRVTREMIQAAPRLKVIGRLGVGLDNIDLAAAREAGIPVVYARNANAISVAEYVFAAMLTFARRLEEATAHVKGGGWNRRFYTRMELYGKTLGLIGTGEIGTRLAHRAQAFGMKILGYDPFIPPYEVACTEFGVQLADLKTVLSQADFVSLHVPLNNATRNLINRETLSLMKPSAYLINTARGGVVNEEDLYNALREGKISGAALDVLAQEPPQDSPLFKLNNVILTPHIAGLTEEAQVKTSLLVAQEVVKILRGEPSSCVVR
- a CDS encoding Ldh family oxidoreductase, coding for MADKFSVETLTKFCRELLVAAGVPEGDADVVTDVLIDTSLEGIDTHGISRLPIYLSRVRNGRINARPRITVERSGAVAVVDGDNGLGQLVAVRSMEVAIGLAAEYGVGFVATKHSNHFGAASYYCKMAARRQMVGMAFSNTPPGIPPWGGRRPYFGTNPIAFAFPTDKHPVVVDMSSSTVARGNIILAAKEGREIPPGWAIDADGRPTTDPKKALEGAVLPVGGAKGYALALAVEVMSGIISGSAYGPEVGWIYDESLKPVNIGHSFIAIDVSRLMPVETFHERMADMIRGIKAVPLAEGFERILIPGERRQMKADERLTGGIPVSENLLKEFNELAGELGVQPLEAC
- a CDS encoding respiratory nitrate reductase subunit gamma; the protein is MDFGHYLIAGVMPYVAVAFFAFGLGYRIVYWSKAPIHLHWELFPYPHTVPDQLKEMLTEVFTLRSLYLFNRKFWLPSLMMHWGFYFVVSWLVVLLLGFSFAPYVGTTGGVLALVGSFSLFSLRLLAGEVRKISVPVEYFNLIFIFLLALSSLLTGFLADFQVRYYLLSLLTLKPALSIAAGYLIPLLLFELFLIYIPFTRMAHFAVKFFTYHKIKWGELH